ATTTCCCAACTGCAGCAGGATTGGCTTCGTCCGCATCAGGATTAGCTGCACTGGTGGCATCTTTAGCTAAATTATTCCAATTACCTCAAAACGCATCACAATTATCGATAATCGCGAGACAGGGATCAGGTTCAGCATGTCGATCGCTATTCGGTGGATACGTAGCATGGAGAGAAGGAACTGAAAAAGATGGATCCGATTCATTGGCTGAACAAATCGAAAGTGAAACGCATTGGCCTGAAATTCACGCATTGATTTGTGTAGTGAGTGATGCTAAAAAAGGtacttcatcaacatcaggtATGCAAAGAACGGTAGAAACTTCAACTTTATTAAAAGAAAGGTTAAACCTGGTCCCATcaagaatgaatgatatttcgCAAGCTATCAGATCTAAAAATTTCGAAAAATTCGCAATCCTAACTATGAAAGACTCaaattcattccattcaGTTTGTTTGGATACTTTCCCACCCATCTTTTACCTGAATGATGTATCGAAATCGATCATTCAAGTGATAGAAGAACTCAATAGATCGTCGGGAAAAATTATCGCCGCATACACTTTTGATGCTGGACCCAACGCAGTCATTTATTCTCTACAAGAAAATATCGGAAAAGTGATTGGCGCCATAAAGAAATTCTTCCccacagaagaagataatcaAGTTGATCCATTCAACACGAAGCCAGAAGAACTACCAGTCGACTTTAACGAAAATGTAGTAAGACAAGGTGGATGGGAAAAAGGCGCTGTCAAAAGTCTGATTCATACAAAAGTAGGAGATGGACCCAGAACTTTAAGTAAGGAGGAAAGTCTGTTGAATGATCAAGGGGAACCTAAAGTCCTGGCTTAAAGAATATGATTCTCGATCCGATCAAGTTGAAGTAATGGGAAATTATAGGAACTTTATTTTGGGATCAAGACGACAAAGTGAGTACGAGTACTGCATATATAAAGGTTTTAGAGGTACAAGGCATCATGCATAACATATATCATTACGATCACAACAACGAAATTCAAAAAGGACAAATCGACATAATACAGGCAAATCATACTGTTACAACGTACAC
The window above is part of the Kwoniella shivajii chromosome 6, complete sequence genome. Proteins encoded here:
- a CDS encoding diphosphomevalonate decarboxylase; translated protein: MYEATVSAPVNIACIKYWGKRDTKLILPTNSSLSVTLDQDHLRSTTTSRADESFEKGDRLWLNGKEETIKQGGRLGVCISELRGWRKIEEDKDSSLPKLSQWPLRIASYNNFPTAAGLASSASGLAALVASLAKLFQLPQNASQLSIIARQGSGSACRSLFGGYVAWREGTEKDGSDSLAEQIESETHWPEIHALICVVSDAKKGTSSTSGMQRTVETSTLLKERLNLVPSRMNDISQAIRSKNFEKFAILTMKDSNSFHSVCLDTFPPIFYLNDVSKSIIQVIEELNRSSGKIIAAYTFDAGPNAVIYSLQENIGKVIGAIKKFFPTEEDNQVDPFNTKPEELPVDFNENVVRQGGWEKGAVKSLIHTKVGDGPRTLSKEESLLNDQGEPKVLA